One Mesoplodon densirostris isolate mMesDen1 chromosome X, mMesDen1 primary haplotype, whole genome shotgun sequence genomic region harbors:
- the LOC132481679 gene encoding germ cell-less protein-like 1 codes for MDTIELQMPDENIDREALHEASCSLYRDSMLIPPGRVVAMLATASMLQLDEVIQQCVEVMKETVSAQTVCSYYYSAESYGLLTIRTMCLQWLLDNMMTQCSEGLLREVNLDLMKEVIASSELLVMGVEMDVYTMLKKWMFLQLQPTWRGLLSALFPDTDSWFAKYRRDLEGTPFLETEQGRAFLPVFQQLRLAYIIWDLMSARVIHQDGLTPAAWLCPVYKEHWLGPLQAEQTRKLWPMDVYVSDPQGNSMRCGGQLHSDKQCRWQWEGFNFSWDLVVCYANQHIIFRCSTRNKSRSLGVTLLWHRKVAFCLRLSSLDRDGRAVFRKRTEYLMLSLRKSQELEVMNLEKQDVVFLIYVACNFLYLH; via the coding sequence ATGGATACTATAGAGTTGCAAATGCCTGATGAGAACATTGATCGCGAGGCACTGCACGAGGCTTCATGTTCCCTGTACCGAGACTCCATGCTCATCCCACCCGGTCGAGTCGTCGCCATGTTGGCCACAGCCAGCATGCTGCAGCTGGACGAGGTGATTCAGCAGTGCGTGGAGGTCATGAAGGAGACTGTCAGTGCCCAGACCGTGTGCAGCTACTACTACTCTGCTGAAAGCTACGGACTCCTTACCATCAGGACCATGTGTCTTCAGTGGCTGCTGGACAACATGATGACCCAGTGTAGTGAGGGGCTATTGCGAGAAGTCAACCTGGATCTCATGAAAGAGGTCATTGCCTCTTCAGAGCtcttggtgatgggggtggagatggacgTGTACACCATGCTGAAAAAGTGGATGTTCTTGCAGCTGCAGCCGACATGGAGGGGCCTGCTCAGTGCCCTATTCCCTGACACCGACTCATGGTTTGCCAAGTACAGGAGGGATTTGGAGGGCACCCCTTTCCTGGAGACcgagcagggcagagccttcCTGCCAGTGTTCCAGCAGCTGCGGCTTGCCTACATAATCTGGGACCTGATGTCAGCACGCGTCATCCATCAGGATGGGCTGACCCCTGCTGCTTGGTTGTGTCCAGTTTACAAAGAGCATTGGCTTGGCCCCCTCCAGGCTGAGCAGACCAGAAAGCTCTGGCCCATGGACGTCTACGTGTCCGACCCCCAGGGGAACAGCATGCGTTGCGGGGGCCAGCTCCACAGTGACAAGCAGTGTAGGTGGCAGTGGGAAGGCTTCAACTTCAGCTGGGACCTGGTGGTGTGCTACGCCAACCAGCACATCATTTTCCGGTGCAGCACACGGAACAAGTCCCGCAGCCTCGGGGTCACCTTACTCTGGCACAGAAAGGTCGCGTTCTGCCTGCGCCTGTCCTCCCtggacagggatgggagagccGTTTTCCGGAAGCGCACAGAATACCTGATGCTTTCCCTGAGAAAGAGTCAAGAGCTAGAGGTAATGAACCTGGAAAAGCAAGATGTGGTTTTCCTCATATATGTGGCCTGTAACTTCCTGTACCTCCACTGA